The Arachis hypogaea cultivar Tifrunner chromosome 19, arahy.Tifrunner.gnm2.J5K5, whole genome shotgun sequence genome has a window encoding:
- the LOC112776404 gene encoding uncharacterized protein isoform X1 translates to MSSSSEDESMSEMEEQENQNKEMKHENGVLDYIMSLESVPTKLPPHLELLRTRVLCNNDAPQHTDTIQYSGAYAALGVDNSLRLDNFSQNFKVEVKQLTDDDIEFDMIGIDPSLANAFRRILIAEVPTMAIERVYIANNTSLIQDEVLSHRLGLIPISADPRLFEYPDNAGDDRNEKNTIVFKLHVACHKGQPRMTVRSDQLKWLPNGSELIAEDAKPSASSKPKTFTSFTCSQESIPEISSNPIGPKYLDIILAKLGPGQEIELEAHAVKGVGRTHAKWSPVSTAWYRMLPEVVLLENIEDDLAVKLQEKCPVGLFDIEDIGEGKKRATVARPRDCTLCRECIREGKEWEDRISLRRVKDHFIFTIESTGALPPEELFTEAVKILEDKCERVITELS, encoded by the exons ATGTCGTCATCGTCTGAAGACGAGTCAATGTCCGAGATGGAAGAACAAGAGAATCAGAATAAAGAAATGAAGCATGAAAATGGAGTGCTTGATTACATAATGAGCTTGGAAAGTGTGCCAACAAAGCTCCCTCCACACCTTGAGCTTCTCAGGACACGGGTCCTCTGCAACAATGATGCTCCTCAGCAT ACAGATACCATACAGTATTCTGGTGCTTATGCAGCATTAGGTGTTGATAATAGCTTGCGGTTGGATAATTTCAGTCAAAACTTCAAAGTTGAAGTGAAGCAGCTCACGGATGATGACATAGAGTTTGATATGATTGGTATTGATCCTTCACTTGCCAATGCATTTCGAAGAATCCTTATAGCAGAG GTACCAACAATGGCTATTGAAAGAGTTTACATTGCAAACAATACATCACTTATACAAGATGAAGTTCTATCCCATAGACTAGGCCTCATACCAATCAGTGCTGATCCCAGGCTATTTGAATATCCAG ATAATGCTGGGGATGATAGGAATGAAAAGAATACCATTGTCTTCAAACTACATGTTGCTTGCCATAAAGGTCAGCCACGTATGACCG TGAGATCAGATCAACTAAAGTGGTTACCTAATGGGAGTGAGCTTATAGCTGAAGATGCCAAACCAAGTGCAAGTTCAAAACCAAAGACATTTACATCTTTTACTTGCAGTCAAGAATCGATTCCCGAAATTTCCAGCAATCCAATTGGTCCCAAATATTTGGATATTATATTAGCTAAACTTGGACCTGGTCAG GAAATTGAACTTGAAGCTCATGCAGTTAAAGGTGTTGGTAGAACACATGCAAAATGGTCACCAGTTTCCACTGCTTGGTATCGGATGCTTCCGGAG GTTGTCCTCTTGGAGAACATTGAGGATGATCTGGCCGTCAAACTACAAGAAAAATGTCCAGTTGGATTATTTGACATTGAAGATATTGGGGAag GCAAAAAAAGGGCCACGGTAGCCAGACCACGAGATTGCACTCTGTGTAGGGAATGcattagagagggaaaagaatGGGAAGATCGTATATCGTTACGTCGTGTTAAAGATCACTTCATTT TTACTATTGAATCAACTGGAGCATTGCCCCCTGAAGAGCTATTCACTGAAGCTGTGAAGATTCTGGAAGACAAGTGTGAACGAGTAATTACTGAGCTTTCTTGA
- the LOC112776404 gene encoding uncharacterized protein isoform X2: MSSSSEDESMSEMEEQENQNKEMKHENGVLDYIMSLESVPTKLPPHLELLRTRVLCNNDAPQHTDTIQYSGAYAALGVDNSLRLDNFSQNFKVEVKQLTDDDIEFDMIGIDPSLANAFRRILIAEVPTMAIERVYIANNTSLIQDEVLSHRLGLIPISADPRLFEYPDNAGDDRNEKNTIVFKLHVACHKVRSDQLKWLPNGSELIAEDAKPSASSKPKTFTSFTCSQESIPEISSNPIGPKYLDIILAKLGPGQEIELEAHAVKGVGRTHAKWSPVSTAWYRMLPEVVLLENIEDDLAVKLQEKCPVGLFDIEDIGEGKKRATVARPRDCTLCRECIREGKEWEDRISLRRVKDHFIFTIESTGALPPEELFTEAVKILEDKCERVITELS, encoded by the exons ATGTCGTCATCGTCTGAAGACGAGTCAATGTCCGAGATGGAAGAACAAGAGAATCAGAATAAAGAAATGAAGCATGAAAATGGAGTGCTTGATTACATAATGAGCTTGGAAAGTGTGCCAACAAAGCTCCCTCCACACCTTGAGCTTCTCAGGACACGGGTCCTCTGCAACAATGATGCTCCTCAGCAT ACAGATACCATACAGTATTCTGGTGCTTATGCAGCATTAGGTGTTGATAATAGCTTGCGGTTGGATAATTTCAGTCAAAACTTCAAAGTTGAAGTGAAGCAGCTCACGGATGATGACATAGAGTTTGATATGATTGGTATTGATCCTTCACTTGCCAATGCATTTCGAAGAATCCTTATAGCAGAG GTACCAACAATGGCTATTGAAAGAGTTTACATTGCAAACAATACATCACTTATACAAGATGAAGTTCTATCCCATAGACTAGGCCTCATACCAATCAGTGCTGATCCCAGGCTATTTGAATATCCAG ATAATGCTGGGGATGATAGGAATGAAAAGAATACCATTGTCTTCAAACTACATGTTGCTTGCCATAAAG TGAGATCAGATCAACTAAAGTGGTTACCTAATGGGAGTGAGCTTATAGCTGAAGATGCCAAACCAAGTGCAAGTTCAAAACCAAAGACATTTACATCTTTTACTTGCAGTCAAGAATCGATTCCCGAAATTTCCAGCAATCCAATTGGTCCCAAATATTTGGATATTATATTAGCTAAACTTGGACCTGGTCAG GAAATTGAACTTGAAGCTCATGCAGTTAAAGGTGTTGGTAGAACACATGCAAAATGGTCACCAGTTTCCACTGCTTGGTATCGGATGCTTCCGGAG GTTGTCCTCTTGGAGAACATTGAGGATGATCTGGCCGTCAAACTACAAGAAAAATGTCCAGTTGGATTATTTGACATTGAAGATATTGGGGAag GCAAAAAAAGGGCCACGGTAGCCAGACCACGAGATTGCACTCTGTGTAGGGAATGcattagagagggaaaagaatGGGAAGATCGTATATCGTTACGTCGTGTTAAAGATCACTTCATTT TTACTATTGAATCAACTGGAGCATTGCCCCCTGAAGAGCTATTCACTGAAGCTGTGAAGATTCTGGAAGACAAGTGTGAACGAGTAATTACTGAGCTTTCTTGA